The following proteins are encoded in a genomic region of Ostrea edulis chromosome 7, xbOstEdul1.1, whole genome shotgun sequence:
- the LOC125656343 gene encoding C-C chemokine receptor type 7-like produces the protein MNATRIMGNARNFSRRHLIPELDMDVTRTMGNARNLSRRQLDLFMFDPESPIVFPIVLLILAILGFLGNLVTILTIMINRKLRSPTFAAIGCLALADLLNLVFYWFFYMTNLPVYLYHVAKITVMLNVVSFIRTFLHYLSAFHILLLSVLRYGLIVQPLQCRNHVTVTVILMTSLVFWLISCLIAAAQQIFLAELYDSTRRDLHHFLVSQLQYAILQCLVVFTVIVLHHLKMKVLRNSLRSPAFVRSKMNQVITIVLAIFSVNSFIAVVMVLLIMGQQFSPSYRTVSLLYNMTLFFNVATNPYIYFMSFVLMKYLSKCIRHH, from the coding sequence ATGAATGCCACAAGAATCATGGGCAATGCGAGAAATTTCTCTCGTCGACATTTAATCCCAGAGCTAGATATGGATGTCACAAGGACCATGGGCAATGCGAGAAACTTGTCTCGTCGACAGCTAGATTTGTTTATGTTTGACCCCGAGAGCCCCATTGTTTTTCCGATTGTGCTTCTGATTTTAGCCATTCTTGGATTTCTTGGAAACTTGGTGACAATCCTAACCATAATGATAAACAGAAAACTCCGCAGCCCGACCTTCGCCGCCATTGGATGTCTCGCGTTGGCAGACTTGCTGAACCTCGTATTTTACTGGTTCTTCTATATGACAAATCTTCCAGTATATTTGTATCACGTGGCCAAAATAACAGTTATGCTGAATGTCGTATCTTTCATCCGAACCTTTTTACATTATTTGTCGGCCTTTCACATTCTGCTTTTGTCCGTATTGCGATACGGCTTGATCGTGCAGCCGTTACAATGTAGAAATCACGTGACTGTGACGGTGATTCTGATGACGTCACTGGTTTTCTGGCTGATTAGCTGTCTGATCGCTGCAGCACAACAGATTTTCCTGGCTGAACTGTACGACAGCACTCGGCGGGACCTGCATCACTTTCTGGTCAGTCAGTTACAGTACGCTATATTGCAGTGTTTAGTGGTTTTCACAGTAATCGTGCTACATCATCTGAAAATGAAGGTTCTAAGAAATTCACTACGCAGCCCGGCCTTCGTGAGATCAAAAATGAATCAGGTCATCACAATTGTGCTCGCCATATTTTCTGTGAATAGTTTTATAGCTGTTGTGATGGTTCTGTTAATCATGGGACAACAGTTCTCGCCCTCCTACAGAACCGTGTCACTTCTGTACAATATGactttgttttttaatgttgcCACTAATCCGTACATCTATTTTATGTCTTTCGTGTTGATGAAATACTTGTCAAAATGTATCCGCCACCATTAG